One Purpureocillium takamizusanense chromosome 1, complete sequence genomic window carries:
- a CDS encoding uncharacterized protein (COG:O~EggNog:ENOG503NV1Y) encodes MKFFGGSKKPSSSSSASKKHASSPNLDDRHHDSRQHPHSEPPSPTKQSTSSSASATPRSSPKKSSRPASYRDSTRDRDPAASKSSSSPRISRLSRHATEPTSSSRRSSKFDSDIHPLNLPPEERKRFSALANSAMSGSNAMDIDREPPVNGNGAAPSSSSSPPPPVTPNPSAQANFSVPIPNGTAHDEAPAPPPHKSNPSSPVPTPMEDAEAYKAAGNRFFKERIYSKAIEQYTKAVDLFPDSPTFLSNRAAAFMSNGQYEAALEDCSHAADVDPQNSKILLRLARIYTGLGRPEEAMTTFGRIDPPPSAKDMAPTREMLHHVNAAKNSLREGTAGSMVLHALDQAERGLGPSVTKPRKWQLMRGEAYIAMGRENSLGEAQNIAMSLLRHNNQDPEALVLRGRVLYGQGDNEKAIQAFRMAINCDPDFRDAVKWLRIVQKLDRMKEEGNVEFKAGRLQPAVEKYTAALDVDPSNRGTNAKLLHNRAVCKIKLKQYDDAIADADRAVTLDPSYTKARKTKANALGQAGKWEDAVKEWKAIQELDPEDRSIPTEVRKAELELKKSLRKDYYKIMGLEKDCDADQIKRAYRKMAVKLHPDKNPNDPEAEAKFKDMQEAYECLSDPQKKAAYDNGDDLMDPADMFGGGGGMGGGMGGIDPEILFSMMGNQGGFGGGGFRGAGGFPGGAGGFPGAAGGFPGGASFNFNTGGAGRARGGGFPYQ; translated from the exons ATGAAGttcttcggcggcagcaagaaaccctcttcgtcgtcttctgcgTCCAAGAAGCACGCCTCCAGTcccaacctcgacgaccgtCACCACGACTCGCGGCAGCACCCTCATTCGGaacctccctcccccaccaagcagtcgacgtcgtcgtccgcgtcggccaCCCCGCGGTCGTCGCCCAAAAAATCTTCGAGGCCCGCCTCGTACCGGGACTCGACCAGAGACCGCGACCCTGCCGCCTCCaagtcctcgtcgtcgccgcgcatCTCGAGGCTCTCCCGACACGCCACCgagcccacgtcgtcgtcgcgacggAGCAGCAAGTTTGACTCGGACATTCATCCGTTGAAcctgccgcccgaggagcgcaagcgcttctccgccctcgccaaTTCCGCAAtgagcggcagcaacgccatGGACATTGACCGGGAGCCGcccgtcaacggcaacggcgccgcaccctcgtcttcgtcgtcgccgccgccgcccgttACCCCGAACCCTTCGGCCCAGGCAAATTTCTCCGTGCCTATTCCCAACGGCACCGCCCACGACGaagcgcccgccccgccgccgcacaagTCCAACCCTTCCAGTCCCGTCCCCACGCCCAtggaggacgccgaggctTACAAGGCCGCTGGCAACCGCTTCTTCAAGGAGAGAATCTACAGCAAGGCCATTGAGCAATACACCAAGG CCGTCGACTTGTTCCCCGACTCACCAACCTTCCTCAGcaaccgcgccgccgccttcatgtCCAATGGTCAGTACGAGGCTGCCCTCGAGGACTgctcccacgccgccgatgTCGATCCGCAAAACTCAAAAATTCTGCTGAGGCTGGCACGCATCTACAcaggcctcggccggccagAGGAGGCCATGACAACCTTTGGACGCATCGACCCGCCGCCATCTGCCAAGGACATGGCACCCACTCGGGAGATGCTCCACCATGTGAACGCCGCCAAGAACAGCTTGCGCGAAGGTACGGCCGGGTCGATGGTTCTGCACGCTTTGGACCAGGCCGAGCGTGGTCTCGGCCCCAGCGTCACCAAGCCTCGCAAGTGGCAGCTgatgcgcggcgaggcgtaCATCGCCATGGGACGCGAGAACTCGCTGGGTGAGGCACAGAACATTGCCATGTCGCTGCTGCGACACAACAACCAAGACCCCGAGGCTCTTGTCCTTCGTGGTCGTGTCCTTTACGGCCAAGGCGATAACGAAAAGGCCATACAGGCGTTTCGCATGGCCATCAACTGCGACCCTGACTTCCGTGACGCGGTCAAGTGGCTGAGGATCGTCCAGAAGCTGGACCGcatgaaggaggagggcaatGTCGAGTTCAAGGCTGGCCGGCTACAGCCTGCTGTTGAGAAATACACGGCCGCCCTGGACGTGGATCCTTCCAACCGAGGTACCAACGCAAAGCTGTTGCATAACCGGGCAGTGTGCAAGATCAAGCTCAAGCAATACGATGACgccattgccgacgccgaccgtGCCGTGACCCTGGACCCCAGCTATACCAAGGCCAGGAAGACCAAGGCCAATGCTCTGGGACAGGCGGGTAAGTGGGAAGATGCCGTCAAGGAATGGAAGGCGATCCAGGAGCTCGACCCGGAGGACCGCTCCATCCCCACCGAGGTGCgcaaggccgagctggaaCTCAAGAAGAGCCTGAGAAAGGACTACTACAAGATCATGGGCCTAGAGAAGGACTGTGATGCCGACCAGATCAAGAGGGCCTACCGCAAGATGGCCGTCAAGCTCCACCCAGACAAGAACCCCAACGATCCCGAGGCTGAGGCCAAGTTCAAGGATATGCAAGAAGCCTATGAGTGCTTGAGCGACCCTCA AAAGAAGGCCGCTTACGATAACGGCGACGATCTGATGGACCCTGCCGACATGTTTGGCGGAGgtggcggcatgggcggcggcatgggtgGTATCGACCCAGAGA